A stretch of Camelina sativa cultivar DH55 chromosome 18, Cs, whole genome shotgun sequence DNA encodes these proteins:
- the LOC104761850 gene encoding xylose isomerase, giving the protein MKKVEFFILLLCLIAASFLVCADPPTCPADLDGKCSDSDDWQGDFFPEIPNIKYEGPSTKNPLAYRWYNAEEEILGKKMKDWFRFSVAFWHTFRGTGGDPFGAATKYWPWEDGTNSVPMAKRRMRANFEFLKKLGVDWWCFHDRDIAPDGSTLEESNKNLDEVIELAKELQKGSKIRPLWGTAQLFLHPRYMHGGATSSEVGVYAYAAAQVKKAMEVTHYLGGENYVFWGGREGYQTLLNTDMGKELDHLARFFEAAVAYKKKIGFKGTLLIEPKPQEPTKHQYDWDAATAANFLRKYGLINEFKLNIECNHATLSGHTCHHELETARLNGLLGNIDANTGDAQTGWDTDQFLTDVGEATMVMMSVIRNGGIAPGGFNFDAKLRRESTDVEDLFIAHISGMDTMARGLRNAVKILEEGSLNELVRKRYASWDSELGKQIEEGKADFEYLEKKAKEFGEPKVSSAKQELAEMIFQSAM; this is encoded by the exons ATGAAGAAGGTTGAGTTTTTTATTCTCCTTCTCTGTTTAATCGCCGCGTCGTTTCTAGTG TGTGCTGATCCACCAACTTGTCCTGCGGATTTGGATGGGAAGTGTAGTGATTCTGATGATTGGCAAGGAGACTTCTTCCCTGAAATCCCTAATATTAAGTATGAG gGACCTTCGACTAAGAACCCACTTGCTTACAGGTGGTATAACGCTGAAGAAGAGATTCttgggaagaagatgaag GATTGGTTTAGATTCAGTGTTGCGTTTTGGCATACATTCCGTGGGACTGGAGGTGATCCATTTGGTGCGGCGACTAAGTATTGGCCTTGGGAAGATGGTACTAACTCTGTGCCTATGGCTAAGAGAAGAA TGCGAGCTAACTTTGAGTTCTTGAAGAAACTTGGAGTTGATTGGTGGTGTTTCCATGACAGAGACATAGCACCTGATGGCAGTACGCTTGAG GAATCTAACAAAAACTTGGATGAGGTTATCGAACTCGCCAAAGAACTCCAAAAG GGAAGCAAGATCCGGCCATTGTGGGGTACAGCTCAGCTTTTCTTGCATCCTCGTTACATGCACGGAGGAGCAACCAGCTCTGAGGTTGGAGTATATGCTTACGCTGCTGCTCAAGTGAAGAAGGCAATGGAGGTGACACATTACTTGGGCGGTGAAAATTACGTTTTCTGGGGTGGCCGTGAAGGTTATCAGACGCTCTTGAACACTGACATGGGAAAAGAGCTTGATCATCTAGCCAGGTTCTTTGAAGCTGCTGTTGCttacaagaagaagattggatTCAAag GTACGCTTTTAATCGAGCCCAAGCCTCAAGAACCCACCAAGCACCAGTATGACTGGGATGCTGCAACAGCTGCCAATTTCCTAAGGAAATACGGTCTTATTAATGAGTTCAAACTCAACATTGAGTGTAACCATGCCACGCTTTCTGGTCACACCTGTCATCATGAGCTTGAAACTGCAAGACTCAATGGGTTACTTGGGAACATTGATGCTAACACTGGCGATGCTCAAACTG GATGGGATACAGATCAGTTTCTTACAGATGTTGGAGAAGCAACCATGGTTATGATGAGTGTCATCAGAAAT GGTGGGATTGCACCAGGAGGCTTCAACTTCGACGCCAAGCT GCGAAGAGAGAGTACAGATGTTGAAGACTTGTTCATTGCTCATATTAGTGGAATGGATACAATGGCTCGTGGACTTAGAAATGCAGTCAAAATCTTGGAG GAGGGAAGTCTAAACGAATTGGTACGCAAGAGATATGCAAGTTGGGACTCTGAGCTTGGGAAGCAAATAGAAGAAGGAAAAGCTGATTTCGAGTATCTTgagaagaaggctaaagagTTTGGAGAACCAAAGGTTTCTTCTGCTAAACAG GAGCTTGCTGAGATGATCTTCCAGTCAGCTatgtag
- the LOC104761851 gene encoding zinc finger protein CONSTANS-LIKE 5-like codes for MGFGLESIKSISGGWGAAARSCDACKSVTAAVFCRVDTAFLCITCDTRIHSFTRHERVWVCEVCEQAPAAVTCKADAAALCVTCDSDIHSANPLASRHERVPVESFFDSAVTKISATSTFGILGSSTTVDLTGSVPVMNDDLGLCPWLLPNDFNEPAKIEIGTENMKGSDFMFSDFDRLIDFEFPNSLSHHHHQHQPSGGDSIVPVQTKTEPLLLTNNNDHCFDIDFCRSKLSSFTYPTQSLSYGVVPADQSSLLSTSSLEYGVVPDGNTNNNSVSEISIPFNRSTITTSTAATTTGGDQTSSMDREARVLRYREKRKNRKFEKTIRYASRKAYAESRPRIKGRFAKRTETENDDVFLSHVYASAAAQYGVVPTF; via the coding sequence ATGGGATTCGGCTTAGAGAGCATCAAATCAATCTCCGGCGGTTGGGGCGCGGCGGCGCGTTCCTGTGACGCTTGTAAATCAGTAACCGCCGCCGTATTCTGCCGAGTTGACACAGCTTTCTTATGCATAACATGCGACACGAGAATCCACTCCTTCACCCGCCACGAGCGCGTGTGGGTTTGCGAAGTCTGCGAACAAGCTCCCGCCGCCGTCACTTGCAAAGCCGACGCCGCAGCTCTCTGCGTCACCTGTGATTCCGATATCCACTCAGCTAACCCACTCGCTAGCCGCCACGAACGTGTCCCTGTTGAGTCTTTCTTCGACTCCGCCGTCACAAAAATCTCTGCTACTTCGACTTTTGGCATCCTCGGCTCTTCGACCACCGTAGATTTAACCGGCTCTGTTCCGGTTATGAACGATGATCTCGGTTTATGTCCGTGGCTGCTTCCTAACGACTTCAACGAACCGGCTAAGATCGAAATCGGAACTGAAAACATGAAAGGTTCCGACTTTATGTTCTCTGACTTCGACCGTCTCATTGATTTCGAGTTCCCGAACTCgttgagtcatcatcatcatcaacaccaaCCGTCCGGAGGAGATAGTATTGTTCCGGTACAGACCAAAACAGAGCCGCTTCTGTTAACTAACAACAATGATCATTGCTTCGATATAGACTTCTGCAGATCAAAGCTCTCTTCTTTCACTTACCCAACTCAATCATTGAGCTATGGTGTAGTTCCTGCTGATCAAAGCTCTCTGCTTTCGACTTCTTCACTCGAATACGGTGTAGTCCCTGACGgaaacaccaacaacaactctGTTTCTGAGATCTCTATCCCGTTTAACCGAAGCACGATCACTACCTCGACGGCGGCGACTACTACTGGTGGTGATCAGACGAGCTCTATGGATAgggaagctagggttttgaggtacagagagaagagaaagaacaggAAATTTGAGAAGACGATTCGTTACGCTTCGAGGAAAGCTTATGCAGAGTCACGACCAAGGATCAAAGGCAGGTTTGCTAAAAGAACAGAGACTGAGAACGACGACGTTTTTCTCAGTCATGTTTATGCTTCAGCCGCCGCGCAGTACGGTGTCGTACCAACGTTCTGA
- the LOC104763547 gene encoding uncharacterized protein LOC104763547, translated as MLCTYIKGGECKDAFIKLERCWNEAMKNNEDETSKCKEARLMFKACMNDNPVYYEPILAFEARERAKMLSELLNAEKEAILAGDAAVIARTLNVLQKDDAEPITVLPAEAAATGKAFSELEAGKKKEKEAEGAKGNESDHQNQN; from the coding sequence ATGTTGTGCACGTACATAAAGGGAGGTGAGTGCAAGGATGCGTTCATAAAATTGGAGAGATGTTGGAATGAAGCAATGAAGAATAATGAAGACGAAACAAGTAAATGTAAAGAGGCTAGACTCATGTTCAAGGCTTGTATGAATGATAACCCTGTTTACTATGAGCCTATTCTTGCTTTTGAAGCTAGAGAGAGGGCTAAGATGTTGAGCGAGTTGTTGAACGCGGAAAAGGAGGCTATTCTCGCTGGTGATGCTGCAGTCATTGCGAGAACGTTAAACGTGCTGCAAAAAGACGATGCTGAGCCTATTACCGTTCTTCCTGCTGAAGCTGCAGCTACTGGGAAGGCGTTTAGCGAGTTGGAAGCtggaaagaagaaggagaaggaagcagAGGGAGCCAAGGGAAACGAGAGTGATCATCAGAATCAGAATTAG